Genomic window (Elusimicrobiota bacterium):
CCGCGGGAGCTGCGGCGGGCGATCGGCTTCGTGAGCCAGGACACTTTCTTGTTCCATGGGACGGCGAAGGAGAATATCTCGTACGGCGACCCCGAGAAAGGCTTGCCCGCCATCGAGGCCGCGGCGAGGGCGGCCGAGGCGCACGAGTTCTTAAGCGCTTTGCCCCAAGGCTACGACACCGTGGTCGGGGAGCGCGGCCAGAAGCTGTCCGGCGGCCAGAGGCAGCGCCTGGCCATCGCGCGGGCCGTGCTGAAGGACCCGCCCGTCCTGATACTCGACGAGGCGACCTCGGCCGTGGACAACGAGACGGAGGCCGCGATCCAAAAGAGCCTGGATAAGCTCGTCGTCGGACGGACGACCGTGATGGTGGCCCATCGGCTCTCGACCATCGTCAAGGCGCACCGCATCTTCGTCCTGGAGGACGGGAAGATCGTCGAGGAAGGCACCCACGCCGAGTTGAGCGCCAGGCCCGGGCCGTACGCCGACCTGTGGCGCGTGCAGACCGGCCTCGTCGCGTCTTAAATCCCCCGGCGGCGGGCGCCGCCATGCAACTTTTCGGGCCCCTCGATCGTATGAATAGGACGAAGGACCCTTGCGGGTCGAGGAGGGGCGAGATACAATGACCGACGATATGAGTCGCGATATCAGCGAGCTGAAGCAGGCGGTCGAGAGCACGAACGCCGCGCTCAGGCAGGCGGTCGAAGGCCTCAACGCCGCGAATGCCAGGCTCGACAACACGAATGCCGACCTCGGCAAAACGAATGCCAAGCTCGACAGCACGAATGCCGAGCTCGGCAAAACGAATGCGGAGCTTGGCAACACGAACTCCAGGCTCAATCGTACGATGATCTCCGTCGCGGGGCTCGTCGGCGAGATGGCGGAATTGAAGGAATACTTGGCGGAGAACATGGCCACAAAGAAGGACATGTCCGACCTCAACTCGCGCATGGACGGCTTCTCCGGCCTGCTCCTGGACTCCCGCCACCGCTGGGCCGTCCACGCCGAAACGCTCACCAATCACGACGAGCGCCTCAAGAAGCTCGAAACGCCCACGGCGTAGGCGCCGTCGACGTACACCGCGCATCGCCTCCCCGCACCTAGGACCTTAGTCTGACTCCCATATCTTTGAGGAGCGGTTGTGCAGCAGCTTCTCCGTCTCCGCCTCGACGAGGTCCTCGAGCATGCCCTCGTCCGGACGCTGGGCCTCCATGGCCATGCTGCCGGTCACGCGCTTGACGCGCTTCAAGGCGGCCGCGCGCGCCTGGCGTCGGATGAGCTCGTCCAGGTCGCCGAGCGGCTGGGGCGCGAGCACCAAGCGGCAATCGAGCGCCGCGAAGATCCGGCGCAAAGTCGACAGCTGAACGTCCACCTTGCCGTTCTCGATGTTGGCGATGTGGGACTGCGTCAGGCCGCTGCGCTTGGCAAGCTGCGCCTGAGTCATGCCCAACCGCACGCGCGTGAGGAGGATCAAGCTCTGCGCCGCATAGTCCGCTGCTCCTTCCGGAGCCTGCGTCGCCCATTCGATGAATCGGGACAACACGCGGCTCATGCCGACCGATTGAGGACTTCGTTTTCTCATGGCTGCCTGACGCATTATAATATGTAATTACATATTATAAATAGCAATAAAAATGTATTTTATTATATTATACCGGACCGCCACAATAATGGCCGACCGCAGACCGGCCTTAACGCGACTTAGAGGCCCCCTGCCTGCGAGCCTGGTAGGTCAAGAGCTCCTGCGCGCGCTGCTGCCAGACCGCGCCCTTCATTCCCGCCGCGTATTCGAGGATCGGACCGACCTCCGGGGCGTTGCCCTGAAAGCCTTCCTCGACCTTCCTGAAGGCCCAGTAATCGACATTCTTGTTCTCATTGCCCAGATACTTTTTCACATAGGCCCAGCGCCGGTCCGCCGGCAGCGCCCCGAACTCGATGTCGCGCGCGGAAACGGCGAGCATCGGCGCCTTCAGCCGCAGCGCCAGTTCATCCAGCCCTCGGGCGCCCCGAGGACCTCCCACCCGCTCGATGATGTCGATCGCGAAGTGCCTGTCGTGCTCCGGCGCCTGTTCCAGGAACTCCAAGGCGTACTTCACCCCGGAGACGTCGCCGAGATCGGCGAGCGCCCGCCCCGCCGCCAGGCGGACGCCCGGCTTCGGCGACGACAGATAGGGGATCAAGACCTGCCTGGCGCGGCTCGGCCGGTACTTCGCGAGATAGACGGCCGCCCGCCGTACCGGCGGCGAAGCGTACGAGGCGCCGATTCCCGCGTAGGTCGGCTGGGCCTCGAATTCCGCGACGGCCTCGGCCACCACGGTCTCGAGCGAGGCCGGATCGAATCTCGCGAGCAGTCCCAAAGAGCCGTTCATGGTCCCCTCGTCGCCGCTTTTCCAGAGCGTCCGCTCGCGAACGACGGCCAGCGCCTCTCGCGCGTTCAGCCACTTCAATAGGACGAGCACGTGCCCGAGCCCGCGGGTTTCTTGTAATTTCAAGCGCTCGAGCAGCGCGGGGACCGAGCGCGGCCCCGCCTTGGCGAGCGTCAGCATGCCGATCGTCAGGCGACCGTTGTATTCGGACAGAGCATCGATCGCCTCCGAGGCGGTCATCGGAGCCAGGAGCTGGGCCCGAGTCATTTCGCCGGGGCCGGGCTTCGACAACTGGACTTTGACGTCGAGCAGGCCCGGGGCGAGGATCTTGACCTTGGCCTTTTCGACGTATTCGCGGTCGACGACTTTCATCAGGTCTTTCTCGAAGCCGCCGAGGTAGGTGGAGCTTATCATCGAGTCGACCATGGCCCGGGCCTCCGTGCTCACCGCGAGGCCCGGCTTGAAGGACAGCATGTCGGGGAGGTCCTCCGACCAGGCGCGCCCCAAGCCGCG
Coding sequences:
- a CDS encoding ATP-binding cassette domain-containing protein, with translation PRELRRAIGFVSQDTFLFHGTAKENISYGDPEKGLPAIEAAARAAEAHEFLSALPQGYDTVVGERGQKLSGGQRQRLAIARAVLKDPPVLILDEATSAVDNETEAAIQKSLDKLVVGRTTVMVAHRLSTIVKAHRIFVLEDGKIVEEGTHAELSARPGPYADLWRVQTGLVAS
- a CDS encoding HEAT repeat domain-containing protein, with the translated sequence MSTPRAALWVSFAFACVPSAFGGDLPPWSGPVAVVSGFEIMEKDVPGLGDPMSGPYNLKDAIRRIAVSKGQLEKLGVDAAPEAVARWRDAKLAYHKDRARVLRELMARPDQAQRLYETTSSSAIVYGRWLEWTLNYRTEERIAAWENRPAVGRFRFDLVKGTGPPLWMLLDSMVEERINLGRPRVPAYSEVLSAPDIEMLRGLGRAWSEDLPDMLSFKPGLAVSTEARAMVDSMISSTYLGGFEKDLMKVVDREYVEKAKVKILAPGLLDVKVQLSKPGPGEMTRAQLLAPMTASEAIDALSEYNGRLTIGMLTLAKAGPRSVPALLERLKLQETRGLGHVLVLLKWLNAREALAVVRERTLWKSGDEGTMNGSLGLLARFDPASLETVVAEAVAEFEAQPTYAGIGASYASPPVRRAAVYLAKYRPSRARQVLIPYLSSPKPGVRLAAGRALADLGDVSGVKYALEFLEQAPEHDRHFAIDIIERVGGPRGARGLDELALRLKAPMLAVSARDIEFGALPADRRWAYVKKYLGNENKNVDYWAFRKVEEGFQGNAPEVGPILEYAAGMKGAVWQQRAQELLTYQARRQGASKSR
- a CDS encoding helix-turn-helix domain-containing protein, yielding MRKRSPQSVGMSRVLSRFIEWATQAPEGAADYAAQSLILLTRVRLGMTQAQLAKRSGLTQSHIANIENGKVDVQLSTLRRIFAALDCRLVLAPQPLGDLDELIRRQARAAALKRVKRVTGSMAMEAQRPDEGMLEDLVEAETEKLLHNRSSKIWESD